The genomic window TGCACCTGGCCGCCGCACCGAGGACCGCGCGCATCGCCTCGACGGGGATGTCGAGCTGATCGCCACGGTCCCACGACAGCATGGTCAGCTGGTCGACGCGCGGCAGCGCGGCGCGCAGGGCGGCGCCGTTGACCCGGCCACGGGTGTGCGAGAAGTCGGGCCAGCGCAAGCCCTCGGTGTCCTCACCGCCCACGACGAGGTCGACGCCGCCGCCGAGCGGGTCGCCGTCGACGAGCAGCGGACTCATGCCCATACGCATCGCGGTGAGCGCGAGCGCGGCCGCGGTGGTCGACGCCCCCGCACCGCCCCTGCCGCCGACCACGCACACGACGCTGCCCGGCGGGTCGGGCGCCTCGACCGCGTCGGCGAGCCGGTCGACGAGCCACGGCTCGTCGACGGGCAGCACGACCGCGCGGTCGGCCCCGAGGTCGACCGCTCGCTTCAGCACCGCCGAGTCGTCGCGTGGCAGCACGACGACCACGCCGGAGCGGTCGGGCAGGTGCAGCCGTTGCGCCTCGGCCGTCGCGTCGGCGCCGAGGAGCACCAGCGGCGCGGACCGCCACGACGGCCGCGCGGCACCCGCGGACGGGACGAGCTCGATCGACGCGCCGGCCGCGGCGGCCAGCCGCAGCACCTCGTCGACCAGGTGCTCGTCGTCGCTCACCAACAGCGGCCGCGACTCCTTGCCGATCGTGTCGGCGGATGGGACTTCGAGTGGTGCCACCGGACCTCCCCAGGCTCGTTCGTCGACAGGTATGTCGGCAGCAACGCGGGCGTTCCGTAGGGTCGGTCGCGGATCT from Streptosporangiales bacterium includes these protein-coding regions:
- a CDS encoding septum site-determining protein, which codes for MAPLEVPSADTIGKESRPLLVSDDEHLVDEVLRLAAAAGASIELVPSAGAARPSWRSAPLVLLGADATAEAQRLHLPDRSGVVVVLPRDDSAVLKRAVDLGADRAVVLPVDEPWLVDRLADAVEAPDPPGSVVCVVGGRGGAGASTTAAALALTAMRMGMSPLLVDGDPLGGGVDLVVGGEDTEGLRWPDFSHTRGRVNGAALRAALPRVDQLTMLSWDRGDQLDIPVEAMRAVLGAAARCSDLVVVDLPRRVDEAAAEALARSTVTLLVVPAEVRAVAAASRVVQGLKRHAADIRVLVRGPAPTGLPPAMIATSLDLPVVASIRKETGLDTALDRGDPPVRQFRGPLARFCRDFLVSLVGDRRAA